The Legionella spiritensis DNA segment ATTGAACAGGCCGATAATGAGGTTCGTGAAATTGAAGCCCAATATCGCTCCGGTCTGGTAACAAACGGTGAACGTTATAATAAAGTTATTGATATCTGGTCACGAACCAATGAAATGGTTGCCAAGTCAATGATGACAAAAATTGCTACGGAAGAAGTGACCGATCGTGATGGTAATGTTGTCAGACAGGAATCATTCAATCCTATTTTTATGATGGCTGATTCCGGAGCACGGGGCTCGGCGGCCCAGATAAGACAGTTGGCCGGTATGCGGGGACTTATGGCGGCTCCCGACGGGTCAATCATTGAAACACCCATTACCGCTAATTTCCGCGAAGGATTGAATGTATTCCAATACTTTATTTCAACACACGGTGCTCGTAAAGGTTTGGCGGATACCGCGTTGAAAACGGCTAACTCGGGTTATTTGACAAGACGCCTGGTTGACGTGGCACAGGATGTTGTTATTACGCAGGACGATTGCGGTACAGAAAACGGTATCCTGATGCAGCCCTTGATTGAGGGTGGAGATATAGTAGAACCATTACATGAACGTGTTCTTGGCCGTGTTGTTGCCAAAGATGTTTATGTGCCAAATCATGACGATCCTGTTGTTACAGCTGGTACTTTGCTTGATGAAGATTGGGTGGATAAACTGGAACGCCTGGGTGTGGATCAAATTATGGTTCGTTCACCAATTACATGCGAAACCCGTTTTGGATTATGCGCAAATTGTTACGGGCGTGATTTGGCGCGAGGACATTTGGTCAATACCGGAGAAGCAGTCGGAATTATTGCCGCCCAGTCCATCGGTGAGCCGGGAACCCAGCTTACGATGCGTACGTTCCATATCGGTGGTGCGGCATCACGAGCAACAGCCGCCAACAATATCCAGATTAAAAACAAAGGCGTTATCCGTCTTCACAACATTAAAACAGTAACGCATGAGAATGGTAATCTGGTTGCCGTTTCACGTTCGGGAGAAGTTTCTATCGTTGATGATTTCGGTCGTGAACGCGAACGTTACAAGCTGCCTTACGGTGCCGTGTTGACCGTTCATGACAATATGTCAGTCGAGGCAGGACAGATTATTGCAAGCTGGGATCCTCATACCCACCCGGTTATATCCGAGGTTAGTGGAAAACTCAAATTTATTGATTTGATAGAGGGTTTGACGATGAATCGTCAGGTCGATGAAATGACCGGCTTGAGTAATATTGTTGTAACGGATGCCAAACAGCGTAGTGCGGCCGGGCGCGATCTGAGGCCTATGGTTAAACTGGTCTCCGATGATGGTGACGATATTTATCTGTCTGGTACTAACGTTCCCGCGCAATACTATCTTCCGGTTGACGCCATTATTAATTTTGAGGATGGCCATAATGTGGGTGTTGGTGATGTCATCGCCCGTATCCCGCAGGAACGTTCCAAAACCCGCGATATAACAGGGGGCTTGCCGCGTGTTGCCGACTTGTTTGAAGCCAGAAAACCAAAAGACGCGGCTGTGATGGCCGAGGCTTCCGGATTGGTTAATTTTGGTAAGGAAACGAAAGGGAAACGTCGTCTGATCATTACCGCATCTGAAAACGAGTCTTATGAAGAGCTGATTCCCAAATGGCGCCACATTTCAGTATTTGAAGGGGAGCATGTCGAGCGCGGGGAAGTCATTGCCGAGGGACCGTTAAATCCGCACGATATCTTGCGTTTGCTGGGTGTCGGGGCACTGGCTAATTATATCGTTAATGAAGTACAGGATGTGTATCGCCTGCAAGGTGTAAAAATTAACGACAAGCACATTGAGACTATCGTAAGGCAAATGCTTCGAAAACGCATTATTACTTCATCCGGGGATTCCAGATTTCTCGTTGGAGAACAGGTCGAAGAAAGTATTATGTTGCACGAGAATGACAAACTGGCAGCAGACGGGAAAGAGATGGCGCAAGGTATTCCAATCCTCCTTGGAATAACGAAAGCTTCTCTCGCCACGGAATCGTTTATTTCCGCCGCGTCCTTCCAGGAAACAACAAGAGTTCTTACGGAAGCTGCCGTCAGCGGTAAAGTGGATGATCTTCGAGGATTGAAGGAAAATGTTATGGTTGGTCGGTTAATCCCAGCTGGAACAGGGTACGCCTATCATCAAGGCCGTAAGGCTAAACGCGCTAAAGCTGCAGGTGCTGAGCATGGCGCACATACTGTGACTGCAAGTGATGTTGAGCATGCATTGAGTGAAGCGTTGAACGCAGACAATCATGATCATTAATTCGGATCCATCTTCGGCAGAGTTGAACTTGACAAATCTGCCGGAGCTATATAGAATCCGGCCTCCTTATGCATTCAAAATATAGACAAGCGAAAGTTCGGAGTTAACAATAAATGGCTACTATTAATCAGTTAGTAAGAAAGCCTCGCGTGGACGCTAAAAAGAAGAGTAACGTCCCTGCTTTGGAATCCTGTCCACAGCGAAGAGGTGTATGCACACGTGTATACACAACAACGCCTAAAAAACCAAACTCGGCAATGCGTAAGGTTGCGCGTGTACGGTTAACAAACGGTTACGAGGTATCTTCCTATATCGGTGGAGAAGGCCACAATTTGCAAGAGCACTCTGTGGTGTTAATACGAGGCGGAAGAGTGAAGGATTTGCCGGGGGTTCGTTATCATACCGTGCGTGGAAGTCTGGATACTTCAGGCGTTAACGATCGTAAGCAAGGCCGTTCCAAGTATGGTACGAAAAAGCCGAAAGATAAGAAATAATCTGATTGTAGGAAATTGACATGCCAAGAAGAAGAGAAGTACCCAAACGCGAAATTTTGCCGGATCCCAAGTATCATAGTGAACTGCTGGCGAAATTTATTAATGTGTTAATGATTAACGGTAAAAAATCCATTGCTGAAAAGATTATTTATGGCGCATTGGATGTGATGAATGAGCGCATAAAGAAAAATAAAAAGCATGACGAGGAAGGTGGCGAGGAAACTGGTTCAAGCGGAACAGGTTCGCATGCCGTGCTGCATTATTTTGAAAAAGCTCTTGATAATGTAAGACCCAGTGTCGAAGTGCGTTCAAGAAGGGTGGGTGGCGCAACTTATCAGGTTCCGGTTGAAGTCCGAACCGACAGAAGTATCGCCCTGGGAATGCGCTGGATTGTCCAGGCAGCACGCTCACGCGGTGAAAAAGGTATGATGCTGCGGTTGGCAGGTGAGCTGTCAGATGCCTTTGAAAACAAAGGTTCGTCAGTCAAGAAACGTGAAGATACCCATAAAATGGCAAAAGCCAATCAGGCTTTCGCTCATTTCAGATGGAATTAAAAGAGAGGTAAGCCGTGTCTACTCCATTAGAACTTTACAGAAACATCGGTATCGCTGCCCACGTAGATGCCGGAAAGACTACAACTACAGAACGTGTGTTATTTTATACCGGTATGTCACACAAGATTGGTGAAGTGCACGATGGCGCCGCTACGATGGACTGGATGGTTCAGGAGCAAGAGCGAGGAATCACCATTACTTCGGCAGCGACTACCTGTTACTGGGAAGGCATGGATAAGCAATATCCACGACATCGTGTCAACATCATTGATACTCCCGGTCACGTTGATTTTATGATCGAGGTGGAGCGTTCGTTACGTGTGCTTGATGGCGCTATTGTCGTTTTTGATGCGGTATCGGGCGTTGAACCGCAATCCGAAACCGTTTGGCGGCAATCGGATAAATACGGTGTCCCTCGACTGGTTTTTGTTAATAAAATGGATCGCATGGGAGCAAATTTCCTGCGTGTTGTAGACCAAATCAAAAAGCGTCTGGGTTCTAATCCTGTTGTTGTTCAATTGCCAATTGGTTCAGAAGACGCTTATAAAGGCGTGGTTGACTTGATTAAAATGAAAGCCATTCACTGGGATGAAGAGAGCAAGGGGATGACTTTCGAATACAAGCCAATTCCGGAAGATATGTTGGCGAGTTGCGAAGAGTATCGCACTTTGATTATTGAGGCTGCCGCCGAGGCTTCCGAAGAGTTCATGGAGAAATATCTCGAAGGTGAAGAGTTCAGTGAAGCTGAAATCAAACAAGGCTTGCGCAAGAGAACCGTTGGTAATGAAATCGTGCCTGTATTTTGCGGATCAGCCTTTAAAAACAAGGGTGTGCAGGCTGTTCTTGATGGTGTAATAGATTATCTGCCGTCGCCTTTGGATGTTCCACCAATTAAGGGTGTTGATGAACATGGTGATGAGGCGCACAGGAAAACATCCTATCAGGAACCTTTCTCCGCTCTGGCATTTAAAATTGCAACGGATCCATTTGTTGGAACATTGACTTATTTTCGAGTATATTCCGGCATATTAAAAAGTGGCGATACGGTATATAACCCGGTAAAGGGTAAAAAAGAACGTATAGGGCGAATTTTGCAAATGCACGCCAATTCCAGAGAGGAAATCAAGGAAGTACGTGCCGGTGACATCGCTGCGGCTGTAGGTTTAAAAACCGTTACGACAGGTGACACGCTTTGTGATATCAATTCGATTGTTACACTGGAAAGAATGGATTTCCCTGATCCTGTTATAGCTGTGGCTGTAGAGCCTAAAACGAAGGCGGATCAGGAAAAAATGTCCATAGCGCTAGGTAAGCTCGCTCAAGAAGATCCCTCGTTTCGTGTCCATACAGACGAAGAGTCCGGACAAACCATTATTCAAGGAATGGGAGAATTACACCTTGAAATTATTGTTGACCGCATGAAACGTGAATTTAATGTTGAAGCCAATGTAGGAAAACCGCAGGTGGCTTACCGCGAAACAATTAAAGCGTCAGTAGAGCAGGAAGGTAAATTTGTTCGACAATCTGGTGGTCGTGGTCAATATGGCCATGTCTGGCTCAAGATTGAACCGATGGAAACTGGTGGCGGCTATCAATTTGTCAACGAAATTGTGGGTGGTGTCATACCCAAGGAATATATTCCAGCTGTTGATAAGGGTGTTCAGGAACAATTACAAAATGGAGTCATTGCCGGTTATCCGGTGGTTGATGTGAAGGTGACCTTGTTTGACGGCTCGTTCCATGAAGTAGACTCCAGTGAAATGGCGTTTAAAATCGCCGGTTCACAATGCTTCAAGCAAGGTGCGTTAAAAGCCAAGCCCGTACTGCTTGAGCCCATCATGAGTGTGGAAGTGGTAACTCCCGAGGATTACATGGGAGATGTGATGGGAGATCTTAACAGACGCCGTGGTGTTGTTCAGGGCATGGAAGATTCTCCGGCAGGGAAAGTGATAAAGGCGGAAGTTCCATTAGCAGAAATGTTTGGTTATGCAACAGATGTTCGTTCAGCCACCCAAGGGCGTGCAACGTACTCGATGGAATTTGCCAAATACGCAGAGGCACCGACTAATATTGCTGAAGCAATTATCAAGAAACAATAAAAGATAAAGTTAAAGAGGTATAGAAAAATGGCGAAGGAAAAATTTGAACGTAAGAAGCCACACGTAAACGTAGGCACGATTGGTCACGTAGACCATGGCAAGACGACGTTGACGGCAGCAATTACGACGATTATGGCGAAGAAGTTCGGTGGTACAGCGAAAGCATACGATCAAATTGATGCTGCGCCGGAAGAAAAAGAAAGAGGGATTACGATATCGACAGCGCACGTGGAGTACGAGTCAACGAACCGTCACTATGCGCATGTGGATTGTCCTGGGCACGCGGATTATGTGAAGAACATGATTACTGGAGCGGCGCAGATGGACGGAGCGATACTGGTGGTATCGGCTGCGGATGGTCCTATGCCACAGACGAGGGAACATATATTGTTGTCGCGTCAGGTTGGTGTTCCATACATAGTTGTGTTTTTAAACAAGGCGGACATGGTAGATGACGCCGAGTTGCTGGAACTGGTTGAGATGGAAGTCAGGGATCTGTTGAGCAGTTACGAGTTTCCTGGTGATGACATACCGATCGTTGTAGGTTCTGCGCTGAAGGCGCTGGAAGGAGATACGAGTGAGATAGGCGTCCCGGCGATAGAGAAGCTGGTAGAGACTATGGACTCAT contains these protein-coding regions:
- the rpoC gene encoding DNA-directed RNA polymerase subunit beta' — translated: MSDLLGILKQQGQSEEFDAIKIALASPDMIRSWSYGEVKKPETINYRTFKPERDGLFCAKIFGPVKDYECLCGKYKRLKHRGVICEKCGVELALAKVRRERMGHIELASPVAHIWFLKSLPSRIGLLLDMTLRDIERVLYFEAFVVVDPGMTELERGQLLNDEVYLEAMEQYGDEFDARMGAEAIRDLLRQIDLEEEIKSLREELPTTNSETKIKKITKRLKLLEAFYESGNKPEWMIMDVLPVLPPDLRPLVPLDGGRFATSDLNDLYRRVINRNNRLKRLLDLNAPDIIVRNEKRMLQESVDALLDNGRRGRAITGTNKRPLKSLADMIKGKQGRFRQNLLGKRVDYSGRSVIVVGPTLRLHQCGLPKKMALELFKPFIFSKLEFRGLATTIKAAKKMVEREEPVVWDILDDVIREHPILLNRAPTLHRLGIQAFEPVLIEGKAIQLHPLVCTAYNADFDGDQMAVHVPLTLEAQLEARSLMMSTNNILSPASGEPIIVPSQDVVLGLYYLTRERVNALGEGKIFASAQEAQNFYEAGLVDIHAKVKIRMKKDEEDGSDEGRGGHHLVDTTIGRAILSDILPQGMPFSHINRTMTKKTISKVVDTCYRKFGLKETVIFADQLMYTGFKYATRAGASIGIEDMEIPDDKAAIIEQADNEVREIEAQYRSGLVTNGERYNKVIDIWSRTNEMVAKSMMTKIATEEVTDRDGNVVRQESFNPIFMMADSGARGSAAQIRQLAGMRGLMAAPDGSIIETPITANFREGLNVFQYFISTHGARKGLADTALKTANSGYLTRRLVDVAQDVVITQDDCGTENGILMQPLIEGGDIVEPLHERVLGRVVAKDVYVPNHDDPVVTAGTLLDEDWVDKLERLGVDQIMVRSPITCETRFGLCANCYGRDLARGHLVNTGEAVGIIAAQSIGEPGTQLTMRTFHIGGAASRATAANNIQIKNKGVIRLHNIKTVTHENGNLVAVSRSGEVSIVDDFGRERERYKLPYGAVLTVHDNMSVEAGQIIASWDPHTHPVISEVSGKLKFIDLIEGLTMNRQVDEMTGLSNIVVTDAKQRSAAGRDLRPMVKLVSDDGDDIYLSGTNVPAQYYLPVDAIINFEDGHNVGVGDVIARIPQERSKTRDITGGLPRVADLFEARKPKDAAVMAEASGLVNFGKETKGKRRLIITASENESYEELIPKWRHISVFEGEHVERGEVIAEGPLNPHDILRLLGVGALANYIVNEVQDVYRLQGVKINDKHIETIVRQMLRKRIITSSGDSRFLVGEQVEESIMLHENDKLAADGKEMAQGIPILLGITKASLATESFISAASFQETTRVLTEAAVSGKVDDLRGLKENVMVGRLIPAGTGYAYHQGRKAKRAKAAGAEHGAHTVTASDVEHALSEALNADNHDH
- the rpsL gene encoding 30S ribosomal protein S12, with product MATINQLVRKPRVDAKKKSNVPALESCPQRRGVCTRVYTTTPKKPNSAMRKVARVRLTNGYEVSSYIGGEGHNLQEHSVVLIRGGRVKDLPGVRYHTVRGSLDTSGVNDRKQGRSKYGTKKPKDKK
- the rpsG gene encoding 30S ribosomal protein S7; amino-acid sequence: MPRRREVPKREILPDPKYHSELLAKFINVLMINGKKSIAEKIIYGALDVMNERIKKNKKHDEEGGEETGSSGTGSHAVLHYFEKALDNVRPSVEVRSRRVGGATYQVPVEVRTDRSIALGMRWIVQAARSRGEKGMMLRLAGELSDAFENKGSSVKKREDTHKMAKANQAFAHFRWN
- the fusA gene encoding elongation factor G, with translation MSTPLELYRNIGIAAHVDAGKTTTTERVLFYTGMSHKIGEVHDGAATMDWMVQEQERGITITSAATTCYWEGMDKQYPRHRVNIIDTPGHVDFMIEVERSLRVLDGAIVVFDAVSGVEPQSETVWRQSDKYGVPRLVFVNKMDRMGANFLRVVDQIKKRLGSNPVVVQLPIGSEDAYKGVVDLIKMKAIHWDEESKGMTFEYKPIPEDMLASCEEYRTLIIEAAAEASEEFMEKYLEGEEFSEAEIKQGLRKRTVGNEIVPVFCGSAFKNKGVQAVLDGVIDYLPSPLDVPPIKGVDEHGDEAHRKTSYQEPFSALAFKIATDPFVGTLTYFRVYSGILKSGDTVYNPVKGKKERIGRILQMHANSREEIKEVRAGDIAAAVGLKTVTTGDTLCDINSIVTLERMDFPDPVIAVAVEPKTKADQEKMSIALGKLAQEDPSFRVHTDEESGQTIIQGMGELHLEIIVDRMKREFNVEANVGKPQVAYRETIKASVEQEGKFVRQSGGRGQYGHVWLKIEPMETGGGYQFVNEIVGGVIPKEYIPAVDKGVQEQLQNGVIAGYPVVDVKVTLFDGSFHEVDSSEMAFKIAGSQCFKQGALKAKPVLLEPIMSVEVVTPEDYMGDVMGDLNRRRGVVQGMEDSPAGKVIKAEVPLAEMFGYATDVRSATQGRATYSMEFAKYAEAPTNIAEAIIKKQ
- the tuf gene encoding elongation factor Tu gives rise to the protein MAKEKFERKKPHVNVGTIGHVDHGKTTLTAAITTIMAKKFGGTAKAYDQIDAAPEEKERGITISTAHVEYESTNRHYAHVDCPGHADYVKNMITGAAQMDGAILVVSAADGPMPQTREHILLSRQVGVPYIVVFLNKADMVDDAELLELVEMEVRDLLSSYEFPGDDIPIVVGSALKALEGDTSEIGVPAIEKLVETMDSYIPEPVRNIDKSFLLPIEDVFSISGRGTVVTGRVESGIVKVGEEVEIVGIRDTQKTTCTGVEMFRKLLDEGRAGDNVGVLLRGTKRDEVERGQVLAKPGTIKPHTKFEAEVYVLSKDEGGRHTPFFNGYRPQFYFRTTDVTGSCDLPQGVEMVMPGDNVQMTINLHAPIAMDEGLRFAIREGGRTVGAGVVAKIIE